The following are from one region of the candidate division KSB1 bacterium genome:
- a CDS encoding membrane dipeptidase has translation MAGSANRDVERRFLGPDKQNRTRRMAPEFYGKTALLSLVMLVWHGLAEAENIGGLVLDRTTAQPLDSVRVVILDQSQKLLDSTMTDASGRWQCQLLSHTLEPHLGPPTQFWVSPFYPNPFALSTCLQVILPEPGPLRIVIHDVLGRQVHEQTFALPAGLSALLWEGRGSPGVYVATITARGQRVLHKMIQLGYGSGRGLVLVRPAHPTSLPRVSRQSEERLSIIFQKFAYVPDTVVAPPESCATLLTYLETVHAHAVVADLHNDVLNKVAEAGPYHLGDLHTYNHTDIPRLVLGGIDVQVFAIWIDPEQYAQQPFLRAMEYVALWRNELAQNTDRLGQATSAGEIEGLVHQGRIAGLLAVEGGHAIENSLENLRALYRAGVRMLTITWNNSTSWAVSASDTRSATVGLSPFGRQVIALMDSLGMVIDVSHTGEQTIRDILEVTRNPIIASHSGARALRDHVRNLKDEQILAIASTGGVIGVVFYPSFLAPSGQRVSVNTVADHIDYIARVAGIDHVAIGSDFDGISRTPQGLEDCAHLPNLTWTLLRRGYTRDEVEKILGGNFLRVFKTVCQRARS, from the coding sequence TTGGCGGGTAGTGCAAACCGCGACGTAGAACGCCGTTTTCTCGGCCCTGACAAGCAAAACAGAACAAGACGCATGGCACCCGAATTCTACGGAAAAACTGCTCTTCTGTCCCTCGTGATGCTCGTGTGGCACGGGCTCGCGGAGGCAGAAAACATTGGCGGTCTTGTGCTAGACCGCACCACGGCACAGCCCCTGGACAGCGTCCGCGTCGTCATCCTTGATCAAAGCCAAAAGCTCCTTGATTCCACCATGACCGACGCCAGCGGTCGGTGGCAGTGCCAGCTTCTGTCCCATACTCTTGAGCCTCATCTCGGCCCACCGACTCAGTTTTGGGTCTCGCCCTTCTATCCCAACCCATTTGCACTCTCTACTTGCCTTCAGGTGATCCTGCCTGAACCAGGGCCGCTGCGGATTGTGATACACGACGTGCTTGGGCGCCAGGTACATGAACAGACTTTTGCTCTTCCGGCGGGCCTCAGTGCGTTGCTGTGGGAAGGGCGCGGAAGTCCAGGAGTGTACGTGGCAACCATCACAGCTCGTGGGCAGAGGGTTCTACACAAGATGATTCAGCTTGGCTACGGCAGCGGGAGAGGCCTCGTACTGGTGCGTCCAGCACACCCCACATCTCTGCCGAGGGTCTCCAGACAAAGCGAAGAAAGGCTAAGCATCATCTTTCAAAAATTCGCTTATGTGCCGGACACGGTGGTTGCACCACCAGAAAGCTGTGCCACTCTGCTCACGTACCTGGAGACCGTGCATGCGCATGCAGTCGTAGCCGATTTGCACAACGACGTCCTGAACAAGGTAGCAGAGGCTGGGCCATACCACCTCGGCGACCTTCACACATACAACCACACGGATATTCCTCGCCTTGTCCTCGGTGGGATAGACGTGCAGGTCTTTGCCATCTGGATCGACCCTGAGCAATATGCACAGCAGCCGTTCCTCCGCGCGATGGAGTACGTGGCTCTTTGGCGAAACGAGTTGGCGCAGAACACAGACCGCCTTGGTCAGGCCACCTCTGCAGGGGAGATTGAGGGCCTTGTGCATCAAGGGCGGATTGCGGGGCTTCTTGCCGTGGAAGGCGGTCACGCGATCGAGAACTCGCTGGAAAACCTGCGCGCGCTCTATCGGGCCGGCGTCCGCATGCTCACCATCACGTGGAACAACAGCACCAGCTGGGCGGTGTCCGCTTCAGACACGCGCTCTGCCACCGTAGGTCTTTCGCCGTTTGGCAGACAGGTGATCGCCCTCATGGACTCCTTAGGCATGGTCATCGACGTCTCGCACACGGGCGAGCAGACCATTCGCGACATCCTGGAAGTGACCCGCAACCCCATCATCGCCAGCCATTCCGGCGCCCGAGCCCTGCGCGACCATGTGCGGAACCTGAAGGATGAACAGATCCTGGCCATTGCCTCCACCGGTGGGGTAATTGGCGTCGTGTTCTACCCCTCATTCCTGGCCCCATCAGGACAGCGGGTGAGTGTGAATACCGTGGCAGACCATATCGATTACATCGCGCGAGTGGCAGGTATCGACCATGTGGCCATCGGCTCGGACTTTGACGGGATAAGCCGAACCCCGCAAGGCCTGGAGGATTGTGCCCATCTGCCGAATCTCACCTGGACTCTGCTCCGGCGCGGATATACCAGAGACGAAGTGGAAAAAATCCTGGGCGGCAATTTTCTGCGTGTATTCAAGACCGTCTGTCAGCGCGCACGGAGTTGA
- a CDS encoding bifunctional 4-hydroxy-2-oxoglutarate aldolase/2-dehydro-3-deoxy-phosphogluconate aldolase, whose protein sequence is MHRSQQVFERLRKQRLIALLTAHSPGECVTAFEALDPLGVVLEVAFRSAAALDGLRAVLEKHPDALVLAGTVMTSRQAEQAMDIGVAGVVSADYVPSVVQACVERDIMVVPGGLGDVGKQLAQKAELYGCAFEELKTLYPYQWVYKLFPAVAGQTLYVELAKAWKGPFSGLTVVYTGGVTFQNLQRIAALDPDGIFCGSALTKESARPALMQEEAKRWQAVVRETCRLSS, encoded by the coding sequence ATGCACAGGTCCCAGCAAGTCTTCGAGCGGCTTAGGAAGCAGCGCCTGATTGCGCTCCTCACCGCGCACTCTCCGGGCGAATGCGTTACGGCCTTTGAGGCCCTGGACCCATTGGGTGTGGTGTTGGAGGTCGCTTTCCGTTCCGCGGCGGCGCTAGACGGCTTGCGCGCGGTGCTGGAGAAGCATCCGGACGCACTCGTGCTGGCCGGTACGGTGATGACTTCGCGCCAGGCGGAACAGGCCATGGATATTGGTGTGGCCGGAGTGGTCTCGGCCGACTATGTGCCGTCGGTGGTCCAGGCATGCGTCGAACGGGACATAATGGTGGTGCCTGGCGGCCTCGGCGATGTGGGCAAGCAGCTTGCCCAAAAGGCTGAACTGTATGGCTGCGCATTCGAAGAACTCAAGACTCTCTATCCCTACCAGTGGGTGTACAAGCTTTTCCCTGCTGTGGCCGGGCAGACCCTGTACGTGGAGCTCGCCAAGGCCTGGAAGGGCCCATTCAGTGGCTTGACCGTCGTCTACACCGGCGGAGTCACCTTTCAAAACCTGCAGAGAATCGCCGCTCTCGACCCGGATGGCATTTTCTGCGGTTCGGCGCTCACCAAGGAGAGTGCAAGGCCGGCCCTCATGCAGGAGGAAGCAAAACGCTGGCAGGCGGTGGTGCGCGAGACGTGCCGGCTCTCATCGTGA